GTCGCTGTGGCTGCTGCGATTCACCTGGCGAGCCTTGGGCCAAGGGGGTTAAGGGAGTTAGGTGAGATAATCCTCAAGAACACGGCTTATTTGAAGAAGAGGCTCAGCGAAGTTGCTGAAATTCCATTCGATGGCGTGAACTTCAAAGATGTTCTCGTTAAGTTTGAGAGACCTTATCCAGAGATTCACGAGGAACTTCTCAAGAGGAACATTCATGGGGGTTATTACGTAAAGCCACACTTCCCAGAGTTGGGGGAGAGCGCGCTATTTGCAGCAACTGAAACAACTAGGAAGGAATGGGTGGATGCACTTATCGATGCCCTTAAGGAGGTGGTTTGAATGTACAGGCAGGCCAAGTGGGATGAACCTCTAATCTTTGAACTTTCTCGTCCAGGAAGAGTTGGTTATACGCTTCCCAAGCCAATAGAGGATATTAACGTTGAAATTCCCGAAAAATTGAAGAGGAAGACCCCACTGGAGCTCCCCGAACTGAGTGAGCCCGAGGTTGTGAAGCACTACACAAGGCTAAGCGAGATGAACTACGGAGTTGACTCGGGCATATATCCCCTCGGATCATGTACAATGAAATATAATCCGAAGATAAATGAGGAAATAGCTGCACATCCAAAGGTGGCATTTATTCACCCGTACCAGGACGAGAGGACTATTCAGGGAGCTCTGCAGATAATGTGGGAGCTTGAACAGTGGCTTAAGGAGATAACTGGCATGGATCGCTTTACTCTACAACCAGCTGCGGGTGCAAACGGTGAGTTCACGGGTGTGATGATAATAAGGGCTTATCACCTTGACAGGGGAGAGACACAGAGGAATGAAATTCTCGTTCCAGATTCAGCACACGGAACGAATCCAGCTTCAGCAGCGATGGCTGGTTTCAAGGTCATTGAGATACCCTCAAATGAAAATGGAACCGTCGACCTCGAGGCCCTTGAAAATGCCGTTAGTGAAAGAACCGCTGGTCTGATGCTTACCAATCCAAACACCCTAGGAATATTCGAGGATGAGATATTGGAGATAGCTAAGATAGTTCACAAGGCTGGGGGTCTTCTGTACTACGATGGCGCCAATCTAAACGGTATACTTGGCAGGGTTAGGCCTGGAGACATGGGCTTTGACATAGTTCACCTTAACCTTCACAAGACGTTCTCAACGCCTCACGGTGGAGGTGGTCCTGGAGCTGGGCCTGTGGGAGTTAAGGACTTCCTGAAGGATTATCTGCCAGTTCCCCTTGTTGCATACGATGAG
The window above is part of the Pyrococcus sp. NA2 genome. Proteins encoded here:
- the gcvPB gene encoding aminomethyl-transferring glycine dehydrogenase subunit GcvPB, translating into MYRQAKWDEPLIFELSRPGRVGYTLPKPIEDINVEIPEKLKRKTPLELPELSEPEVVKHYTRLSEMNYGVDSGIYPLGSCTMKYNPKINEEIAAHPKVAFIHPYQDERTIQGALQIMWELEQWLKEITGMDRFTLQPAAGANGEFTGVMIIRAYHLDRGETQRNEILVPDSAHGTNPASAAMAGFKVIEIPSNENGTVDLEALENAVSERTAGLMLTNPNTLGIFEDEILEIAKIVHKAGGLLYYDGANLNGILGRVRPGDMGFDIVHLNLHKTFSTPHGGGGPGAGPVGVKDFLKDYLPVPLVAYDEENDRYYLDYNVPKSIGKVKELFGNFAVLVRALVYLKIMGKDGLKEVSDVAVLNANYLTRKLKGTRGYELPHKELRKHEVVFSAEPMKRETGVRTLDVAKRLLDFGLHAPTIYFPLIVSEALMIEPTETVSKEELDAYVEALKKISEEAYTNPEVVKSAPHNTAVRRVDDVLASKRPIITWKMYKELKEKGEIDY